In Tolypothrix sp. NIES-4075, the following proteins share a genomic window:
- a CDS encoding hemolysin family protein, with amino-acid sequence MSPTIEILIIFLLIFANGLFVMSELAVVSARKVRLQQLAERGDLKARAALELASSPNQFLAIVQVVITLLSILSGAYGEETIAKRIIPILDFIALPGQYKEHLAKGIAILIITYLTLIIGELVPKRLALNSPEPIASVVALPMQLLARIGSPVVYLLSASTDAVLRILGVRPSTEPQVTEEEIRVLIEQGTEEGTFEEAEQDMVERVFRLGDRPVSSFMTPRPDIVWLDLEDSAEENRQKIIDSGYSRYPVCQGGLDNVLGVIPVTDLLARSFCNQELDLTVGLRQPVFVPESTRGLKVLELFKETITHMALVVDEYGVIQGLVTLNDIMSEIVGDVASADDQENPQAVQREDGSWLLDGMLPVDEFLELFEMEELKFDERGSYQTLGGFVITHLGRIPAAADNFQWQGMRFEVMDMDGNRVDKVLVVPTQDKLTDSTNEN; translated from the coding sequence ATGTCTCCAACTATAGAAATTCTAATTATTTTCTTACTAATCTTCGCCAACGGTCTATTTGTCATGTCGGAGTTGGCGGTTGTCTCAGCACGCAAGGTGCGGTTGCAGCAACTTGCCGAACGAGGCGATCTCAAAGCCCGTGCTGCTTTGGAACTAGCATCTTCCCCAAATCAGTTTTTAGCGATCGTCCAGGTAGTGATCACACTTTTGAGTATCTTATCCGGTGCTTACGGTGAAGAGACGATCGCTAAGAGAATAATACCTATCTTAGATTTTATCGCTTTGCCTGGACAGTATAAGGAACACTTGGCAAAGGGTATAGCAATTTTAATTATTACTTATCTGACACTGATTATTGGCGAATTAGTACCTAAGCGGTTGGCATTAAATTCCCCAGAACCAATTGCCAGTGTAGTTGCTTTACCTATGCAATTACTAGCCAGAATTGGCTCACCTGTGGTTTATTTACTAAGTGCTTCTACGGATGCAGTATTGCGGATATTGGGTGTAAGACCATCTACAGAACCACAAGTTACAGAAGAAGAAATTAGAGTCTTAATTGAACAAGGTACTGAAGAGGGAACCTTTGAAGAAGCAGAACAAGATATGGTGGAGCGAGTATTTCGCTTAGGCGATCGCCCTGTCAGTTCTTTTATGACACCTCGTCCGGATATTGTCTGGCTGGACTTAGAAGACTCAGCCGAAGAAAACCGCCAAAAGATTATAGATAGTGGTTATTCCCGATATCCAGTTTGTCAGGGAGGACTTGACAATGTACTCGGTGTCATTCCCGTCACAGATTTGTTAGCTCGAAGTTTCTGTAATCAAGAACTAGATTTAACCGTCGGATTGCGACAGCCTGTATTTGTGCCAGAAAGCACCCGTGGTTTAAAAGTTTTGGAGTTATTCAAAGAAACAATAACTCACATGGCTTTGGTAGTTGATGAATACGGTGTAATTCAAGGATTAGTAACACTCAACGATATTATGAGCGAAATAGTAGGTGATGTTGCTTCTGCTGACGATCAGGAAAATCCCCAAGCAGTACAACGCGAAGATGGTTCCTGGTTATTGGATGGAATGTTGCCTGTAGATGAGTTTTTAGAACTTTTCGAGATGGAAGAGTTAAAATTTGACGAACGCGGTAGCTATCAAACATTAGGTGGTTTTGTGATCACCCATTTAGGACGTATCCCCGCTGCTGCCGATAATTTTCAATGGCAGGGTATGCGTTTTGAGGTGATGGATATGGACGGCAACCGTGTTGATAAAGTTTTAGTCGTGCCAACACAGGATAAATTGACTGATTCGACAAACGAAAACTAA
- a CDS encoding aldo/keto reductase, producing MLYRRFGRTELEMPVFSCGGMRYQYKWQDIPQSEIPRNNQQNLEATIRRSLEVGINHIETARGYGTSEVQLGKILPKFPRAKLIVQTKVNPHADAKEFERNLEKSLQNLQLDYIDLLGLHGINNRETLDDCIRPGGCLDVARKLQAQGKVKFIGFSTHGSTDIIIEVINTNQFDYVNLHWYYINQNNWAAIEAATRHDMGVFIISPSDKGGRLYEPSQKLVNLCAPLSPMVFNDLFCLSHPEVHTLSLGASKPQDFDEHLKTLELLDNASEILPLILARLEEEAIATLGEDWVKTWNVNLPSYEETPGNVNIPVILWLRNLAIAYDMTEYAKMRYNLLGNGGDWFPGNKADQVDKLNLQQCLVRSPHADKIPRLLAQAHQMLGGEAVKRLSQG from the coding sequence ATGCTATATAGACGATTTGGACGCACAGAATTAGAAATGCCGGTTTTTTCCTGCGGTGGTATGAGATATCAATATAAATGGCAGGATATTCCGCAGTCGGAAATTCCACGTAACAATCAACAAAATCTCGAAGCTACTATTCGACGTTCTTTAGAAGTAGGCATTAATCACATTGAAACTGCTCGTGGTTATGGTACTTCTGAGGTGCAGTTGGGAAAAATATTGCCGAAATTTCCCCGCGCTAAGTTGATTGTTCAGACTAAAGTTAATCCTCATGCAGATGCAAAAGAGTTTGAACGCAACCTGGAAAAGTCGCTGCAAAATCTCCAACTGGATTATATAGATTTGTTGGGGTTACACGGTATCAATAATCGAGAAACGTTAGATGACTGTATTCGTCCTGGTGGGTGTTTGGATGTAGCGAGAAAGCTGCAAGCGCAAGGAAAAGTTAAATTTATTGGCTTTTCAACCCACGGTTCAACAGATATTATTATCGAGGTAATTAATACGAATCAATTCGATTATGTTAACTTGCACTGGTACTATATTAATCAAAATAATTGGGCGGCAATTGAAGCAGCAACTCGCCATGATATGGGAGTATTTATTATTAGCCCATCAGATAAAGGGGGAAGGTTATACGAGCCGTCACAAAAGTTAGTAAATCTTTGCGCTCCTTTGAGTCCGATGGTGTTTAATGATTTGTTTTGTCTGAGTCATCCAGAGGTGCATACTCTAAGTTTGGGAGCGTCAAAACCGCAAGATTTTGATGAACACTTGAAGACTTTAGAATTGCTGGATAATGCATCAGAAATTTTACCATTGATTTTGGCAAGGTTAGAAGAAGAAGCGATCGCTACTTTGGGAGAAGACTGGGTGAAAACCTGGAATGTCAATTTACCCAGTTATGAGGAAACACCAGGAAACGTAAATATTCCGGTGATTTTGTGGTTGAGGAATTTAGCGATCGCCTACGATATGACGGAATATGCGAAAATGCGCTACAACTTGCTTGGTAATGGTGGTGACTGGTTTCCCGGTAACAAAGCAGACCAAGTAGACAAACTCAACTTGCAGCAATGTCTTGTCCGCAGTCCCCACGCTGACAAAATTCCCCGCTTGCTTGCACAAGCACATCAAATGTTGGGAGGGGAAGCGGTTAAGCGTTTGTCTCAAGGGTAA